A genomic window from Mesorhizobium sp. 131-2-1 includes:
- a CDS encoding acyltransferase family protein, which yields MANVRDIQLDALRAVAVTMVLYAHFLAPGGTSFVGHLGVRLFFVLSGFLITRLLLEARDAAAFEAGPALRAFYIRRMLRIFPPYFAVLGLVWLVNPDQSSRGSLVWHALYLSNFWYALHNEWTPWVLSHLWSLSIEEQFYLAWPLIVLLAPRRRLESICIGVILLSLSFRFYWPIAGTPGPARDLLPPASMDALASGALLAAWRSRTAGLPQWLRLGWPALAAAFFVLQWFGPTPENPVQEWGRWLLLEVLPLAPLVMVVASCSSGVGGYRGRLLDLWPLQALGRISYGVYLYHNIVLALAVMSQPWIPLNVSGQGPGRFLIVGTATVIVASISWLVLERPLNSFKRYFPYVAKTRASIQPRVDTSDAAWLGRTAGAYPTGSPDGRAPSLDLQRKDARQ from the coding sequence ATGGCAAACGTGCGCGACATACAGCTCGATGCGCTGCGCGCCGTTGCGGTGACGATGGTGCTCTATGCCCACTTCCTGGCGCCCGGCGGGACTTCCTTTGTCGGCCATCTCGGCGTCAGGTTGTTCTTCGTGCTGTCCGGCTTCCTGATCACGCGGCTCCTGCTCGAGGCGCGCGACGCCGCCGCGTTCGAGGCGGGACCGGCGCTAAGGGCTTTCTACATCCGGCGCATGCTCAGGATATTCCCGCCCTATTTCGCCGTGCTCGGCCTCGTCTGGCTGGTTAACCCGGATCAATCGTCGAGGGGATCGCTGGTCTGGCATGCGCTTTACCTGTCGAATTTCTGGTACGCATTGCACAATGAATGGACCCCCTGGGTCCTCTCCCATCTCTGGAGCCTGAGCATAGAGGAACAGTTCTATCTAGCCTGGCCGCTGATCGTGCTTCTGGCGCCACGCCGACGCCTTGAGTCGATCTGCATCGGCGTCATTCTGTTGTCGCTGTCGTTTCGCTTCTACTGGCCGATCGCCGGCACCCCTGGCCCTGCACGCGACCTGCTTCCGCCCGCATCGATGGATGCGCTGGCATCGGGTGCGCTGCTTGCGGCTTGGCGATCCAGAACTGCCGGCTTGCCGCAGTGGTTGCGGCTTGGCTGGCCGGCGCTCGCGGCAGCGTTTTTCGTCTTGCAGTGGTTTGGTCCGACGCCCGAAAATCCCGTGCAGGAATGGGGCCGCTGGTTGCTCCTGGAAGTCCTGCCTCTCGCGCCGCTTGTCATGGTCGTTGCAAGCTGCTCGTCTGGCGTTGGCGGCTATCGCGGACGGCTTCTCGACCTTTGGCCCCTGCAGGCCCTTGGCCGTATCAGCTACGGTGTATACCTGTACCACAACATAGTCCTGGCGCTTGCCGTCATGTCCCAGCCCTGGATCCCCCTCAACGTCTCTGGACAGGGGCCGGGACGGTTTCTGATTGTGGGAACGGCCACTGTCATCGTGGCTTCAATTTCATGGCTGGTTCTCGAAAGGCCGCTCAACAGCTTCAAGCGCTACTTTCCCTATGTCGCCAAAACCCGTGCCAGTATTCAGCCACGCGTCGATACAAGCGATGCCGCATGGCTCGGGCGAACTGCAGGCGCATATCCTACTGGATCGCCCGATGGCCGCGCGCCGTCGCTCGACCTCCAGCGAAAGGATGCGCGCCAATGA
- a CDS encoding glycosyltransferase family 2 protein, translating to MTAAPLVSVLLPVYNAGPYIAAAIGSILRQDYDRLEVIAIDDGSSDNSLEILERHRKADSRVRLVSRENRGLVATLNEGLQLARGELVARMDADDFAYPWRLSRQVALFAERPELGFCGAGIDMLQHGRIKSGVPDPVFKIGRIPILSQFFTIFMHPTVVYNRQVIGDDSLRYDPQYRHAEDFDLFRRLAARYPAAMMPENLLVYRIHPGSVTSRHSEEMRRTHLSIVAENLEREGLAEATQDLRAIGEDVSFDTVARAAEFIVALEERIASLPDETRPSFAAGALNLFYFLYQLVGDEKTPPLTRELLTRTAKWDAIRRREKYALSPGNWAPWLSLASITAGKKADWLAYYLKTKPEAEVLKPFRLGVA from the coding sequence ATGACTGCCGCGCCGCTCGTTTCCGTGCTTTTGCCGGTCTACAATGCCGGGCCCTACATCGCCGCCGCGATCGGCTCGATCCTGCGCCAGGACTACGATCGCCTGGAGGTGATCGCGATCGACGACGGCTCGAGCGACAACTCGCTGGAGATCCTCGAGCGCCACCGCAAGGCCGACAGCCGCGTCAGGCTCGTCTCGCGCGAAAACCGCGGCCTCGTCGCCACGCTGAATGAAGGGCTGCAGCTCGCCCGTGGCGAACTGGTCGCCCGCATGGACGCCGACGACTTCGCCTATCCCTGGCGCCTGTCGCGCCAGGTGGCGCTGTTCGCCGAGCGGCCGGAGCTCGGCTTCTGCGGCGCCGGCATAGACATGCTGCAGCACGGCCGCATCAAGAGCGGCGTGCCCGATCCGGTGTTCAAGATCGGCCGCATCCCGATCCTGTCGCAGTTCTTCACCATCTTCATGCACCCGACCGTGGTCTACAACCGCCAGGTCATCGGCGACGACAGCCTGCGCTACGATCCGCAATACAGGCATGCCGAGGATTTCGATCTCTTTCGACGGCTCGCCGCCCGCTACCCGGCGGCGATGATGCCGGAGAACCTGCTCGTCTACCGCATCCATCCGGGCAGCGTGACCAGCCGGCACAGCGAGGAGATGCGCCGGACGCATCTCAGTATCGTGGCCGAGAATCTCGAGCGCGAGGGCCTGGCGGAGGCGACGCAGGACCTGCGCGCCATCGGCGAGGATGTTTCCTTCGATACGGTCGCCCGCGCGGCCGAATTCATCGTCGCGCTGGAGGAGCGGATCGCCTCACTTCCCGACGAGACACGGCCGAGCTTCGCCGCCGGCGCGCTCAACCTGTTCTATTTCCTCTACCAGCTTGTCGGCGACGAGAAGACGCCGCCGCTGACGCGTGAGCTGCTGACGCGGACGGCGAAATGGGACGCCATCCGCCGCCGCGAGAAATACGCGCTCAGCCCCGGCAACTGGGCTCCCTGGCTCAGCCTCGCCTCGATCACCGCCGGCAAGAAGGCCGACTGGCTGGCCTATTATCTCAAGACCAAGCCGGAAGCCGAAGTGCTGAAGCCTTTTCGATTGGGGGTGGCATGA
- a CDS encoding glycosyltransferase family 2 protein, whose amino-acid sequence MDRPVVQPARPSSPRRQRPEVSFIVCTRDRAAVLEACIASIQTACRAHPAFPAELVVVDNGSRDGTTERLASIAETSQVPITALLEPRPGLAAARNAGLARARGRVLVFVDDDCKLDRTYLRDLQRHYASGEKWLIRGGRVELGDARDLPFTIKRCEQRQRLTPAVHPGGFVLGCNMTMHRDVAARIGPFDERFGAGGALRSAEDTDYLVRAMLIGMPVEYVPDMTIFHHHGRRDRKAIDRLHRDYHFGNGALCLKHIRRAPWLLRHFYWAARAALRELAGGPRFDPELRLSHWPVVAMNLAGAAKFALLVIARRPPPEPLRAEAGEAEASAR is encoded by the coding sequence ATGGATAGGCCCGTTGTCCAGCCCGCCCGTCCGTCTTCACCCCGCAGGCAGCGACCGGAGGTCTCCTTCATCGTCTGCACGCGCGACCGCGCCGCGGTACTCGAAGCCTGCATCGCCTCCATTCAGACCGCCTGCCGGGCGCATCCGGCCTTCCCGGCCGAGTTGGTGGTGGTCGACAATGGCTCGCGCGACGGCACGACAGAGCGCCTGGCGTCGATCGCCGAAACCTCGCAGGTGCCGATCACCGCGCTTCTCGAGCCGCGGCCCGGACTGGCGGCGGCGCGCAATGCAGGGCTGGCGCGGGCCCGCGGCCGCGTGCTGGTCTTCGTCGACGACGACTGCAAGCTCGACCGGACCTATCTGCGCGACCTGCAGCGGCATTATGCAAGCGGCGAGAAATGGCTGATCCGCGGCGGCCGCGTCGAGCTCGGCGACGCGCGCGACCTGCCCTTCACCATCAAGCGTTGCGAACAGCGCCAACGGCTGACGCCGGCCGTGCATCCGGGCGGCTTCGTGCTCGGCTGCAACATGACCATGCACCGCGACGTCGCCGCGCGAATCGGCCCGTTCGACGAGCGCTTCGGGGCCGGCGGCGCGCTGCGCTCGGCCGAGGACACCGACTATCTGGTGCGGGCCATGCTCATCGGCATGCCGGTCGAATACGTGCCCGACATGACCATTTTCCACCATCACGGCCGGCGCGACCGCAAGGCGATCGACCGGCTGCACCGCGACTATCATTTCGGCAATGGTGCGCTCTGCCTGAAGCACATCCGGCGCGCGCCCTGGCTGCTGCGCCACTTCTACTGGGCGGCGCGCGCCGCACTGCGCGAGCTTGCCGGCGGGCCGAGGTTCGACCCCGAGCTCAGGCTGTCGCACTGGCCCGTTGTCGCCATGAACCTGGCGGGGGCGGCGAAATTCGCGCTGCTCGTCATCGCCAGGCGGCCACCGCCCGAACCGTTGCGCGCCGAAGCGGGTGAAGCCGAGGCCAGCGCAAGATGA